Proteins from a genomic interval of Alteromonas macleodii ATCC 27126:
- a CDS encoding DUF4118 domain-containing protein, translating to MTQFKHGFYTLFIMAVAILGCLALSNWLLPLGGILLILQLACAIVALTTSRFYGLLAGVAGALSFNYFFTEPLHSFQIAEVEDSINFVVFIIVAILISELAVYVNSQQHALQVVKTQSSVLRSVSHDLRTPLSTIIGSVETYMTYQDKLDDIERQALLKGVHDEGKRLYVYVENLLQATRIEHNALALNLTHVNLTAFLANLESRINSGRLKVINNSDSRGITVSESLFEQALFNVIDNALKFSDDSVLLMVSRSDGEFKFQIADKGEGISDEQLQAPIQLFQTSRRSDSGKGGIGLGLSVAAGIVHAHGGAIKLSNTTPGLLVSITIPKRD from the coding sequence ATGACCCAATTTAAACACGGTTTCTATACACTCTTTATTATGGCTGTGGCTATTTTAGGGTGTTTAGCACTTAGTAACTGGTTACTGCCGCTTGGCGGTATTCTGCTCATACTACAGCTTGCGTGTGCCATTGTGGCGTTAACGACCTCAAGGTTTTACGGCTTGCTTGCAGGGGTAGCCGGAGCACTGAGCTTTAATTATTTTTTCACCGAGCCTTTGCACTCATTTCAAATTGCAGAAGTTGAAGACAGCATAAATTTTGTCGTTTTCATCATTGTAGCCATCCTCATTAGCGAGCTTGCTGTCTACGTCAATTCTCAACAACATGCACTACAGGTTGTTAAAACACAATCTAGTGTCCTGCGATCTGTGTCCCACGATTTGCGTACGCCGCTCTCTACCATTATCGGTTCTGTTGAAACCTATATGACATATCAAGACAAGCTTGATGACATTGAGAGACAGGCACTGTTAAAAGGGGTTCACGATGAAGGTAAACGCCTTTATGTTTACGTTGAGAACCTGCTTCAAGCCACACGAATTGAGCATAACGCGTTAGCGCTAAATTTAACCCATGTAAACCTGACTGCCTTTTTAGCTAACCTTGAAAGTCGTATTAACAGTGGTCGACTAAAAGTGATCAACAACAGTGACAGTCGCGGTATAACTGTGTCTGAATCACTGTTTGAACAAGCTTTATTTAACGTAATTGATAATGCCCTTAAATTCAGCGATGACAGTGTATTGCTGATGGTTAGCCGCTCTGATGGAGAGTTTAAGTTTCAAATAGCCGATAAAGGCGAAGGGATCAGCGATGAACAGCTACAAGCGCCAATACAGCTTTTTCAAACCAGTCGTCGCAGCGATAGCGGAAAAGGCGGCATTGGCTTAGGGCTAAGCGTAGCAGCAGGCATAGTTCACGCCCATGGTGGTGCTATCAAGCTGTCGAATACCACACCAGGCCTTCTCGTCAGTATCACAATTCCAAAAAGGGATTAG
- a CDS encoding low molecular weight protein-tyrosine-phosphatase: MKQSTSVLFVCLGNICRSPTAEAVFKHKAAQAGLNIEIDSAGTHGYHIGNPPDKRSQAAGVERGYSFKGLKCRRVDESDFERFDFILAMDNSNLANLHGMSPSQYHDKIKLFLDFANADDKEVPDPYYGGKRGFELVLDLIEEASDGLIAHIKQTQQQ, from the coding sequence ATGAAACAATCTACATCGGTGTTGTTCGTGTGTTTGGGTAATATTTGTCGTTCTCCAACCGCAGAAGCCGTGTTCAAACACAAGGCTGCACAAGCCGGATTAAATATTGAAATTGACTCAGCGGGAACCCACGGCTATCACATTGGTAACCCGCCCGATAAGCGTTCGCAAGCCGCAGGCGTAGAACGAGGCTACAGTTTCAAAGGGCTAAAATGCCGACGTGTGGATGAAAGCGACTTTGAGCGATTTGATTTCATTCTTGCCATGGATAACAGCAACCTTGCTAATTTGCACGGTATGTCGCCTAGCCAGTACCACGATAAAATTAAGCTGTTTCTTGATTTTGCAAATGCAGACGATAAGGAAGTACCTGATCCATATTATGGCGGCAAGCGCGGCTTTGAGCTGGTGTTGGATCTTATCGAAGAAGCGTCGGACGGTTTGATTGCGCATATTAAACAAACCCAACAACAATAA
- a CDS encoding class II 3-deoxy-7-phosphoheptulonate synthase, with the protein MSNWQVDSWRNKPILQQPEYDDKARLKEVEQTLSSYPPLVFAAEARELRRQLGEVSLGKGFLLQGGDCAESFDEFNAPKIRDTFKVILQMAIVLTFAGRCPVTKVARMAGQYAKPRSSDFETRDGVTLPSYRGDIINNFEFTEAARRPDPDRLLEAYHRSASTLNLLRAFAQGGLADLHEVNRWNMAFVENNPLKERYSDMANRIQDTLEFMDVIGINAQTSSTLHETSLFTSHEALLLNYEQALTRIDTLTGKPYDCSAHMVWIGERTRQLDHAHVEFFRGIHNPIGVKVGPSMQEDELIRLIDALNPLNDPGRLTLITRMGADNLADNLPGLLRKVKAEGRHVVWSSDPMHGNTFSASSGYKTRNFDAILKEIKQFFQAHEAEGTHAGGIHLEMTGQHVTECTGGAYEISDEDLAQAYKTQCDPRLNADQVLEMAFLVADHLRNA; encoded by the coding sequence TTGAGTAATTGGCAAGTAGACAGTTGGAGAAATAAACCTATTCTTCAGCAACCAGAGTACGACGATAAAGCACGTTTAAAAGAAGTAGAGCAAACATTAAGTTCTTATCCACCGCTTGTATTTGCTGCTGAAGCCCGTGAGCTTAGACGCCAGCTAGGTGAAGTCAGCTTGGGTAAAGGCTTTCTTTTACAAGGCGGCGACTGTGCTGAGTCGTTTGACGAATTTAATGCGCCTAAAATTCGCGATACCTTTAAAGTTATTCTTCAAATGGCCATTGTGCTTACCTTTGCTGGTCGTTGTCCGGTAACTAAGGTTGCCCGTATGGCAGGCCAGTACGCCAAGCCGCGCTCATCAGATTTCGAAACCCGCGATGGCGTGACCTTGCCAAGCTATCGTGGTGATATCATCAACAACTTCGAATTTACCGAAGCGGCCCGTCGACCAGATCCTGACCGTTTGTTGGAAGCCTACCATCGCAGTGCGTCAACCCTGAATTTACTTCGCGCGTTCGCGCAAGGTGGTTTGGCCGACCTTCATGAAGTTAACCGCTGGAACATGGCGTTCGTTGAAAACAATCCGCTTAAAGAGCGTTATTCTGATATGGCCAACCGTATTCAAGATACCCTTGAATTTATGGATGTTATTGGTATTAACGCACAAACCAGTTCTACGCTGCACGAGACCTCACTGTTCACGTCGCATGAAGCATTGCTGTTGAACTATGAGCAGGCGCTAACACGCATCGATACCCTTACCGGTAAGCCTTACGATTGTTCGGCTCACATGGTGTGGATTGGCGAGCGTACCCGTCAACTTGATCATGCGCACGTTGAGTTTTTCCGTGGCATTCACAACCCAATTGGTGTGAAAGTGGGGCCAAGCATGCAAGAAGACGAGCTTATTCGTTTGATTGATGCGCTTAACCCGCTAAACGATCCAGGTCGTTTAACGCTAATTACGCGTATGGGCGCCGATAATTTAGCCGACAATTTGCCAGGCTTATTGCGTAAAGTGAAAGCTGAAGGCAGACACGTTGTGTGGAGTTCTGACCCGATGCACGGCAACACGTTCTCGGCATCTAGCGGTTATAAAACCCGTAACTTCGATGCAATTTTGAAAGAAATTAAGCAGTTCTTCCAAGCTCACGAAGCAGAAGGTACTCACGCAGGTGGTATTCACCTTGAAATGACCGGTCAGCACGTAACGGAGTGTACTGGCGGTGCTTATGAAATTAGCGATGAAGACTTAGCGCAAGCCTACAAAACGCAATGCGACCCGCGCTTAAATGCAGACCAAGTACTTGAAATGGCATTCTTGGTGGCTGATCATTTGCGTAATGCTTAA
- a CDS encoding FecCD family ABC transporter permease, with product MTGTKRTAVTLVVITVLLSLVIGVVGIVGVTGLSDTAAELKQHIIVQLQIPLILTACLVGAALSTSGATLQVVLRNPLADPGIIGITSGASLVAALLLLLTPQWATAYLHYLLPLGCFIGALLSTFIIYRLARKLLGSSTAVILAGIAISTLSGAVIAWLYMFSDANALRNLTFWLMGSLYQTNWLILSVGGPLIAVAVALQLYFAGDLNKLYAGELAAKSSGVDVEKLTERALIVCAIAVGTAVSMAGSIAFVGLLVPHILRLIIGHNNRYLLPLSALSGASLLMLVALSSEMTRAITLPVSMVTATLGGPLLIWALAKGQIKG from the coding sequence ATGACAGGAACTAAACGCACCGCCGTCACTTTGGTTGTAATAACAGTACTTTTGTCACTCGTCATAGGTGTGGTAGGGATTGTTGGCGTGACAGGGCTGTCTGATACGGCGGCTGAACTAAAACAGCATATTATTGTTCAGCTTCAAATACCGCTTATTCTTACTGCGTGTTTAGTAGGGGCGGCACTGTCTACAAGTGGAGCTACCTTGCAAGTAGTGCTGCGAAATCCTTTGGCAGACCCGGGAATTATTGGCATTACGAGTGGCGCAAGCTTGGTTGCTGCGCTTTTGCTACTGCTAACCCCACAATGGGCTACAGCGTACCTACACTATTTGTTGCCTTTGGGATGTTTTATTGGTGCGTTGTTATCTACATTTATTATCTACCGCTTAGCAAGAAAACTGTTGGGCTCCTCTACGGCTGTTATTCTAGCGGGTATTGCCATCTCTACCCTTAGCGGCGCCGTTATAGCGTGGCTTTACATGTTCAGCGACGCTAATGCCCTGCGCAATCTTACTTTCTGGTTAATGGGTAGTTTGTACCAAACTAACTGGTTAATTTTATCAGTGGGTGGTCCGTTAATCGCTGTTGCTGTCGCATTACAGCTTTATTTCGCTGGCGATTTAAACAAGCTCTATGCCGGTGAACTTGCAGCAAAAAGTAGTGGTGTGGATGTGGAGAAACTCACTGAGCGCGCACTCATTGTCTGCGCTATTGCTGTAGGTACTGCGGTGTCTATGGCAGGCTCTATTGCTTTCGTTGGCTTGTTAGTACCGCATATCTTACGTTTGATCATCGGGCATAATAATCGCTATTTGTTGCCGTTAAGTGCATTAAGTGGTGCAAGTCTGCTGATGCTGGTTGCGTTAAGCTCTGAAATGACCCGTGCCATTACGCTTCCGGTGTCTATGGTAACAGCTACGTTAGGCGGTCCATTATTAATTTGGGCATTAGCAAAAGGTCAAATAAAAGGGTAG
- a CDS encoding ABC transporter ATP-binding protein, with the protein MTTNNSTTYQRPVSTSDVKINTSGHAALGVNTKQNTSSKNGVGESPSEADSNSPANSHNLADSRTVLSLQNVKVASRLSVEGLRAKKGECVHIIGPNGAGKSTLLLTLAGLIDADEGTVMLLGKPMNDWSLATLASVRTLLAQQSESGFHLSVKEYLSFYATAQQDELIPPVLEKALEISGFLNQIVTQLSGGERQRVEICRSLLQIWPQLERGEGVVLLDEPLQGLDIRHQYALASLVKFLCDKGNTLLMTSHDIALSANYCDSLWLMQKGRMVAFGKPQEVATQTNLESVFECHFAISKHDNFLEIQVCAPISLE; encoded by the coding sequence ATGACGACAAACAATAGTACTACCTACCAACGCCCAGTTTCGACCAGCGATGTAAAAATAAATACAAGTGGCCATGCCGCACTTGGTGTTAACACAAAGCAAAACACCAGCAGCAAAAATGGTGTAGGAGAAAGCCCAAGCGAAGCGGATAGCAATAGCCCAGCGAATAGCCATAACCTAGCAGATAGTCGTACCGTTTTAAGCTTACAGAATGTAAAAGTAGCATCGCGACTTTCGGTGGAAGGTTTACGTGCAAAAAAAGGCGAGTGCGTTCACATTATAGGACCAAATGGGGCAGGGAAATCAACGCTGTTGCTTACCCTTGCGGGTCTTATTGACGCTGATGAGGGCACCGTCATGCTGCTAGGCAAACCAATGAACGATTGGTCGCTGGCAACACTTGCGAGTGTGCGCACCTTATTAGCGCAACAAAGCGAAAGTGGTTTTCACTTGTCGGTAAAAGAATACCTAAGCTTTTATGCAACAGCACAGCAAGATGAACTAATTCCTCCGGTTTTAGAAAAAGCACTCGAAATATCGGGTTTCTTGAACCAAATTGTCACCCAGCTTTCTGGCGGCGAGCGTCAGCGAGTTGAGATTTGTCGTTCGCTTTTGCAAATTTGGCCGCAGCTAGAGCGCGGAGAGGGGGTAGTGCTTTTAGACGAGCCATTGCAAGGACTTGATATAAGGCATCAATATGCACTGGCTAGTTTGGTAAAATTCCTTTGCGATAAAGGGAATACCCTACTTATGACGTCTCACGACATCGCGCTTAGTGCCAACTATTGCGATAGTTTATGGCTTATGCAAAAAGGTCGCATGGTAGCGTTCGGTAAGCCACAAGAGGTGGCCACGCAAACAAACTTAGAAAGTGTGTTTGAATGCCATTTTGCTATAAGCAAGCACGATAACTTTCTAGAAATTCAAGTTTGCGCACCTATTTCCCTAGAATAA